Proteins found in one Triticum urartu cultivar G1812 chromosome 4, Tu2.1, whole genome shotgun sequence genomic segment:
- the LOC125552725 gene encoding uncharacterized protein LOC125552725 isoform X2 — protein sequence MKMFGAVFSVIQDIAADRSIGSLRADADTCFGYLSSFEFMFNLCLMKEIFEITEVLGQALQKKSQDIVNAVRLVSSTKECLQPLRSDDGYQEFIVTVVEFCTNHSIVIPDFEEAYIMRGGRARHQPNQLTKEHYFRVEIFYATLDTQLFELNHRFNEKVMDLLTNSATLIPRNKFRGFKASDICDMVKKYYPADFPQKDIYGLQLQLKHFVLDASKDEYMRDISNLIDLCRCLVESGVVFNLIERLLRLLITLPVSTASAERAFSSMKIIKTRLRNTMEDDFLANNLLVNIEGELLEKYSYEDIIEDFKCAKERNADL from the coding sequence ATGAAGATGTTTGGTGCTGTTTTTTCTGTCATCCAAGATATAGCAGCCGATAGATCAATTGGCTCATTGCGTGCAGATGCGGACACTTGTTTCGGCTACTTGTCCTCCTTTGAGTTCATGTTTAACTTGTGTTTGATGAAGGAGATATTTGAGATAACCGAAGTGCTTGGCCAAGCTTTACAGAAGAAGTCACAAGATATTGTGAATGCTGTTCGTTTAGTCTCCTCAACTAAAGAGTGTCTCCAACCACTAAGATCAGATGATGGCTACCAAGAATTTATTGTCACAGTTGTTGAGTTCTGTACAAACCACTCCATTGTCATTCCTGACTTTGAGGAAGCTTACATCATGCGTGGTGGCCGTGCCCGCCATCAACCCAATCAGCTGACCAAGGAGCATTACTTTCGAGTCGAAATATTCTATGCAACACTGGACACTCAACTATTTGAACTAAATCATAGGTTCAATGAGAAGGTAATGGATCTTCTAACCAATAGTGCCACCTTGATTCCTAGAAACAAATTTAGAGGATTTAAAGCTAGTGATATATGTGACATGGTGAAAAAGTACTACCCAGCAGACTTCCCCCAAAAAGATATCTATGGATTACAACTACAACTAAAACATTTTGTTTTGGATGCTTCCAAGGATGAATATATGAGAGATATATCAAACTTGATTGATCTTTGTCGATGCCTTGTGGAGTCGGGAGTTGTCTTCAATTTGATTGAAAGATTACTCCGTTTGCTCATTACCCTTCCAGTTTCTACGGCGAGTGCTGAGCGTGCATTTTCCAGTATGAAGATCATTAAAACAAGGTTGCGCAATACAATGGAGGATGACTTTCTTGCCAATAACTTGTTAGTTAACATAGAGGGTGAACTTCTAGAGAAGTACAGCTATGAagatatcattgaagatttcaAATGCGCGAAGGAACGGAATGCTGATTTGTAG
- the LOC125552725 gene encoding zinc finger MYM-type protein 1-like isoform X1 has protein sequence MGKASQQKIDLVSKRKRDDDMIGFEEDPSPMADQPLPMLEIEQPHPESQDEGLHANEPITFRGVEFLQRDPGLRPQIWQHPPEQRDSVRRAYLMLGPMQPELQTYKPSGEKGHQRRFQYKWFDNFQKWLEYSEDKHRAYCLYCFVSSKNENRRGGSHVFTVDGFDSWNRINSGKHCAFLTHMGSGPCSPHNNAFTDGQALLNQSCHIKTIMAVKDKEKVERNRLRLKVSIATVKWLALQSCAFRGYDERPESKNKGNFLEMVELLAEFNPDIAKCVLANAPYGSKYTSPEIQKEILSIFACKIRNHIREEIGDSKFSILVDETCDVAKREQMALVLRFADKGGILQERFFDLIHVANTRSLTLKDKLSFALTNPGFDIQNLRGQGYDGASNMRGDLNGLQALLLQECPYAYYVHCYAHRLQLALVDASKEVVSISQFFQKLIYIINTVDSSSKRHDQLHQAQLVELENAIANANIET, from the coding sequence ATGGGCAAGGCTAGTCAGCAAAAAATTGATTTGGTTTCCAAAAGAAAAAGAGATGATGACATGATTGGATTTGAGGAAGATCCTTCACCAATGGCAGATCAACCTTTGCCAATGCTTGAAATTGAACAGCCACACCCAGAGAGCCAAGATGAAGGTCTTCATGCAAATGAACCTATAACATTCCGAGGTGTCGAGTTCTTGCAGCGAGACCCAGGATTACGCCCACAAATTTGGCAACATCCACCCGAACAAAGAGATAGTGTGCGGAGAGCATATTTGATGTTAGGTCCTATGCAACCTGAGCTACAGACCTATAAACCTTCTGGTGAAAAAGGGCATCAACGCCGCTTCCAGTACAAATGGTTTGACAATTTCCAGAAATGGCTAGAGTATTCGGAGGACAAACATCGTGCTTATTGTTTGTATTGCTTTGTCTCTAGTAAAAATGAGAATAGACGAGGTGGTTCTCATGTCTTCACAGTAGATGGATTTGACAGTTGGAATAGAATTAACTCTGGAAAACATTGTGCATTCTTAACCCACATGGGCTCTGGACCATGCTCACCACACAATAATGCATTCACAGATGGCCAAGCCTTGCTGAATCAATCATGCCACATAAAAACTATTATGGCAGTTAAGGACAAGGAGAAAGTAGAAAGAAACCGTCTCAGACTGAAAGTTTCAATTGCAACGGTTAAGTGGCTCGCACTTCAATCTTGTGCTTTTAGAGGATATGACGAAAGACCCGAGTCAAAGAATAAAGGCAACTTTCTTGAAATGGTGGAGCTTCTTGCTGAATTCAATCCTGATATTGCCAAATGTGTGTTGGCGAATGCTCCATATGGTTCTAAATACACATCACCAGAAATTCAGAAGGAGATCTTGAGTATATTTGCATGTAAAATCAGGAATCATATCCGTGAGGAAATTGGGGATTCTAAGTTCTCTATATTAGTGGATGAAACATGTGATGTAGCAAAGAGAGAGCAAATGGCTCTGGTTCTTAGATTTGCTGATAAAGGTGGTATTTTGCAAGAGAGGTTCTTTGACTTGATACATGTAGCAAACACAAGGTCTTTGACACTTAAAGACAAATTGAGTTTTGCTTTAACCAACCCTGGTTTTGACATTCAGAACCTTCGGGGACAAGGTTATGACGGTGCTAGCAACATGAGAGGTGACTTGAATGGACTTCAAGCTCTTTTGCTCCAAGAATGTCCATATGCTTATTATGTCCATTGTTATGCCCATCGCTTGCAACTTGCTCTTGTTGATGCATCCAAAGAAGTGGTTTCTATTTCTCAATTCTTCCAAAAACTGATCTATATCATAAACACCGTTGACTCATCTTCAAAGCGACATGATCAGCTCCATCAAGCCCAACTAGTTGAACTTGAAAATGCAATTGCTAATGCCAATATTGAGACATGA